In Runella sp. SP2, the genomic window TTAACACCACCAACCCCAATCATTATCGGTTTGCCAACCGCCTCAGTGGTTCGGTTTCGGTTTTTCGTACCTTGTCGCTTTCGTCGCTTACTGTTATGCCCAACGCGGGCGTGTATGTAGAGCATTTTGGGTACGATACCAAAAACGGCCAGAAGAACACGTTCACGGGTGGAACGCTAAGTACGGCAAATGCAGGATTAGAAGTTTATTTCAAACGAATTTCGGCAGGAATTACGTACCAATCGCCTCTTTATCAGCAGCTTTCGGGCGGAGATTTAAAGCTAAAAAATACCCTTTCAACGCATTTAACTTTTTTATTTTAACATGAAACTTTACCTATTTTTAGTCCTTTTGTGCGCGTCGGTAGTGGCAAACGCCCAAAACCGCACCGCCGAACTTCGTCAAGAACTTATCGACGCGTTTGACATGTCGGAAAAGTATAGCCTTAAAATTTGCGACCAAATGCCTGCCGAATTTTATCAATTTAAGGCCACGGATTCCGTGATGACCTTTGCCGAACAATGGCGCCACTGTGTCATTTTTTCAATCAACCAAATTGCGGGACGCACGGGTGTGGTAAACCCGCTCAAAGAGCGAAAACTACCCAAAGTCATGAACAAAGACCAGGTGGTCAGCGAAGTAAAAGCCATGTATGCGTTTAT contains:
- a CDS encoding DinB family protein; amino-acid sequence: MKLYLFLVLLCASVVANAQNRTAELRQELIDAFDMSEKYSLKICDQMPAEFYQFKATDSVMTFAEQWRHCVIFSINQIAGRTGVVNPLKERKLPKVMNKDQVVSEVKAMYAFIRKTVQELPEAKLYEKTGFTNGEIPMWRLIYAVENHIIHHRGQVIVYLRLKNIVPEGYVGW